In the genome of Shewanella glacialimarina, one region contains:
- the rnm gene encoding RNase RNM yields the protein MNTESILADLHSHTTASDGMLSPSELVARALEKGVQMLSITDHDTIDGLAEAHSFNNQQAQPLNLIDGTEISTRWNNFDIHIVGLNIDKSQPALLEFLLAQRELREVRAQEIGLRLAKAGIEGAYEGAKAIAGDAALSRGHYARWLAEHGYASDMPSVFKRYLARGKTGYVPNNWGDMANAINVIHQAGGVAVLAHPSGYKLSAKWLKKLVKDFAEAGGDAMEVVLGQQTIDDRNNLLALCHQHQLLGSLGSDFHFISNWIELGKNLYQPQGVTWVWQSASWMER from the coding sequence ATGAATACTGAATCTATCTTGGCCGATTTACACAGCCACACAACTGCATCTGACGGCATGTTATCACCCTCAGAACTTGTTGCCCGAGCGCTTGAAAAAGGCGTGCAAATGTTGTCAATTACTGATCATGATACTATTGATGGTTTAGCGGAAGCACATTCATTTAACAATCAACAGGCTCAGCCGTTAAATTTGATTGATGGCACCGAAATATCCACCCGTTGGAATAATTTTGATATCCACATTGTGGGTTTAAATATTGATAAATCCCAGCCTGCGTTACTTGAATTCTTATTAGCACAACGTGAACTGCGTGAAGTTCGCGCCCAAGAGATTGGTTTACGCTTAGCCAAAGCAGGCATAGAAGGTGCCTACGAAGGCGCCAAAGCGATTGCCGGTGATGCGGCGTTAAGTCGTGGCCATTATGCCAGATGGCTAGCTGAACATGGTTACGCTAGCGATATGCCCAGTGTTTTTAAACGCTACTTAGCCCGTGGTAAAACAGGTTACGTCCCCAATAACTGGGGTGATATGGCAAATGCGATCAACGTGATCCATCAAGCGGGTGGTGTTGCAGTATTAGCGCATCCGAGCGGTTATAAACTCTCGGCAAAGTGGCTTAAAAAACTCGTAAAAGACTTTGCTGAAGCAGGCGGCGACGCCATGGAAGTCGTGCTTGGTCAGCAAACCATTGATGACCGCAATAACTTACTTGCATTATGCCACCAACATCAGCTACTAGGTTCATTGGGAAGTGATTTTCACTTTATAAGCAACTGGATAGAGTTAGGTAAAAATTTATATCAACCCCAAGGAGTGACTTGGGTTTGGCAATCAGCATCTTGGATGGAACGTTAA
- a CDS encoding L-threonylcarbamoyladenylate synthase, with protein MSQFFYIHEENPQARLINQVVEILKQGGVIVYPTDSGYALGCMIGDKNAMTRMARIRQIDNDQNFSLMCRDLSELANFAKVDNQAYRLLKSCTPGPYTFIFKASKEVPRRLQCEKKRTIGIRVPDNLILQALLEALGEPLMSTSLVMPNEEHAESDPEHIRDILEHQVEGIVLGGYLPEKQTTVIDMSEGEINILRYGAGDTAAFE; from the coding sequence ATGAGCCAATTTTTTTATATACATGAAGAAAACCCACAAGCCAGATTAATCAATCAAGTTGTGGAAATTTTAAAGCAGGGTGGGGTTATCGTTTACCCAACCGACTCAGGCTATGCATTGGGTTGTATGATTGGCGATAAAAATGCAATGACCCGTATGGCTCGTATTCGCCAGATTGATAATGACCAAAATTTTTCATTAATGTGTCGTGATCTGTCTGAGTTAGCCAATTTTGCAAAAGTTGATAATCAAGCTTATCGTTTGCTAAAAAGCTGCACCCCTGGGCCATACACCTTCATTTTTAAAGCCAGTAAAGAAGTGCCTCGCCGTTTACAGTGTGAGAAAAAACGTACTATTGGTATTCGTGTACCGGATAACTTGATTTTACAAGCATTATTAGAAGCCTTGGGTGAGCCTTTAATGTCGACCAGTTTAGTAATGCCTAATGAAGAGCATGCTGAGTCTGATCCAGAACATATTCGCGATATTCTTGAGCATCAAGTTGAAGGCATCGTATTGGGTGGTTACTTGCCTGAAAAGCAAACAACCGTAATTGATATGTCAGAAGGTGAGATTAACATTTTACGTTATGGTGCTGGCGATACGGCGGCATTTGAATAG